From Pieris napi chromosome 24, ilPieNapi1.2, whole genome shotgun sequence:
ATATACTCATTCTAAAGTaggcaacaaattttttttcgtctATCTTTAATGCTTCgtattttttagaaaagaaCTCGCCATTTGGATTCATACCCTTACTTAATGGATGTATCCAGTATCTTCTTTGCCGTATTTTTAAGATAGAATAATGTCttcttaataacaaataagcaATAAGTTTATTACGATCCATCGCAGAGAGACGTCTATCCACACTCAAAAATCACGAGAAAATGGTTGCCCTACCATAATGCCCTGTTTCGCGACGCCGCAACGCGGCAACGCAACTGCCGATTTTGGCGTTGCGGCGCCGCAAAAATAAGCAGTTTGCGTTATGTGTTTCGGCCCATAGTCCATAGACTACTGTTTACTTCAGTAAAACATGTGATTCCCGcggttaaaacaaaaaaaatagtgctCGCCGGCTGCTTGCCTAACCTCCTCCTATCTGCGGACATAAAAATCACATCGATCCTATATTTCCTTTCGGCGTGAAAAAAggataattaaacaaacacacttacatttattttattagttagtGTGGATTTTAGTGGTTTTCTGGTGGGTTGCGACGGCAAAATTGGTGGGTTCGTTAAAATtaagttggcaacactgcTTCCATGCACAAACTGttgaaacattttgtttttcttgtgctttctaatttgaaatttgttgTTATTACTTATCATAAAACCTGGGTATTAATAAGGAATAATGATAAGATATCGAGGAAAGAAAAACGTTATAGATAAAGTAAAAGAGTTTGATGCATTTACAAAAGTTCCCGAAGAATACGTGGATAGTACGCCGGTGGGCGGGACGTTCTCTATCATAACGCTTTTTATCATTGTGTGCCTTATATACAGTGAAGTGACATACTTTCTAGATAgcaatttagtatttaaattcaTGCCAGACACCGACATGGATGAAAAGCTACGCATAAATATCGATATAACAGTCGCTATGCCATGCTCTAACTTAGGTGCTGATATCTTAGACTCTACTTCACAAAGCGTGTTTGGATTTGGTGAATTGCAGGAGGAGGATACGTGGTTTGAATTAACACAGGAGCAACAGGATTCTTTTGATGCTGTGAAGTATTTAAACTCATACTTAAGAGAAGAATATCATTCGCTATGGCAGTTATTATGGAAGAAAGGTCATGGTTCTGTCAGGGCAACGATCCCGCCGCGGAAAAATAAACCAAATAGAAGACCAGATGCATGCCGACTCCATGGAGTACtaacattaaataaagttgCTGGTAATTTCCATATTACAGCGGGCAAAAGCCTTCATTTACCTCGAGGTCATATCCATCTTAATATGCTATTTGACGATACACCACAAAACTTTAGCCATAGAATCCACAGGCTCAGTTTTGGGAGTCCTGCAAATGGAATGATTTATCCTCTAGAAGGTGATGAAAAAATAACAACAGATGAGAGCATGTTGtaccaatattttattgaagttgTTCCTACAGATGTAGATACAACGTTTGAATCGATAAAAACATTCCAATATTCTGTTAAAGAGTTGGAGCGACCAATAAGTCATACGCATGGATCTCACGGTGTGCCaggaatttttttaaaatatgatatgggagcaatcaaaattaaagtatACCAAGAAAGAGAAAACTTACTTCAATTCATGTTAAGACTGTTTTCTATTATTGGTGgcatttatgttatatttcgTTTTTTGAATAGCATAGTTTTAACATTACGGACAGCATTCGTTAATAAAGTAGCACCGGATGTTTTAGATAGGTTAAGTGAAAAACCACCTAAAGTCCATCCTTTATTAGTTCCAACAAATTTATTGGTACCCGATGGACCAGATCTGATAAGACaatgataaataattagtGTTATTCGAGTAAGCATAAAATGAATTGTTGTATATAGATCTtgtgatgtattattttgacatttatttattgacgtgataacgtctttaaaatcgttttagtcgggtgacatgttcagaaacttgtgtcacaccaaaacctcacgagcgcgatcgcaggtataacgagagagagacggaccgatctcccgtctcatctcgagcgctgccagtcattccgtgaatgtatgaagaaaaatgtatatcatagtcgaataagtaaacttgtcattttacacccgaaatttatcatcaaaagtgtgaataaaacgatagatgtgatttaaaatttgaaaaaattgttatcttcattaattccttacttcccaaaaacttatatcaccaataagacgttatcacgtaaacatctcgatcgtaaatctactttacaaacaaccaatattttttttataagtaatgtaatacaaagctatatattgataaatttgGATTCAATTCTTATAGTTAGgtattttgtcatattattgcaattaaatgtacagtaattttatattttattattgatatttattaaacaatacaattgaaaatatattctcTACAATTTtacaacttgttttttttttacttaattccGATATAtagactttttaaatttattaccaattgtttaaaagtttttattgtgAAGGAAAAGGGGGCAGATTGTTAGTATCGTAAACGGTGTATATCTCCTACCTTCtctatttaactaaaattactATAAGGTGGTCCTCTTCGCGCATTTCTCTCAACGCTCGACTGACATGCTGAAATGAGACAAAAGCGAATTGCGTCTCGACTCGCCTCACGAGTCATAGCGGGCATTCTGTCTGGGTTGCCAACATTGTGAATTGCTGCATAGATTTTGGTACTTTTTAGGATTTTTAGTATCTTTACgaactgtattaaaataaagaaagtgATATAAATAGGTGGACTAAACGCTaaatgttctttttttaatgacaatttcTATTCAATTTACTAGGAAGAGTTGTTGTGTattgtttttcatttatttattcacaacgaaaaatatcatatacattAAATTGCATACCTGCCTATCTATAACTTCGTTTAATACTATTGTCCCAAATATATCCAGTTATGATGTAGTACTGAGGGTAAGGTTCTctagatttattaattactatatttatgttacatttaCGGCTACGGCTAcgaaaatttatgaaaaaatatattttacacattCACTCCGCTGCCTTTGCGACCCGAATTGTCTTTACTGTTCTTTAGGCTGTAATATAATACGATGGCTTGGTAAGATTTCATGAATGGTTTCGtcaaatgtgttttaattaatgctcttaaaaaataacataggACGATTTGAACATTTGTTTCAAAATAGTCGGCTTAGAAATAGTCCtattatgttttgttattgtaattttattttaattaaaataaaaatcataatttaaatgttcaaCTTATATTCAGttaatggaaaaaaaataatttaaaattaatatctttttaaaaatttaagttggcCACACCGTGCTCGGCGCTTACCAATCGCCATTCGCGCGGCGTCGTTGCCCCTTGGAGGAGTGtcgatgtttttaaattattccgACACCAAAAGTTTGGAACTTTTCTCCCGTGGCCTAGAGTTgtaaaaacttctttataaCCTCAAATTATAGTGCGGTGCTGTGTGAGTCACTAGTTCAGTGTGTGTGAagtgtattatatttttttacaacgtAATTTACCGTTCCATTGTACGTTACTGTTTTGTTGAACGCGTAATAAGTTCGAGTAACGAGAGAGGGGCCGTATATGGTGGATTCTTGCGTGCATCGGCGAAAGTAGACCTTAAGGTTCAAAAGGACACGGCTGGCAACAACTCGAAACAACGCGTTTCGCGTTCAGTTGCGAGGTGAGTGGCTTTACCTACTTATTTACTTTTCGAATaacagttaatataaatttatcgtGATTTCGTTTGTGCTCGATCAaagaacttttaaattaagaattacaCTGAGAAGCACAAGCTTCCATAACAACAACAATCCATAGACAAGGTcggtaaataaattaatgttttattaagtatCAGTTACGtctatattaactataatttgtTGTGAAAAGACTTGTTAAAATCCTGGAAATTTTTACACTTATAGCAGCCTATGTGTACAATATTATCGTTTAACAATGCTATGAAAATAACAcagataaaaacatattagtaatttaataagaaaaaatctcAACCACTTTGAATTTCAATGGCACTTGAGTGTTTCATCTTTAAGCTTATAAGCTAAACTTGGATTCTCCTACATATTATGGTTATTTCTATCAGCTGAACTGTGTTGCCATTCATGTCGACTGTGGGTCAGTGCCCTATACCTGTTGCTTTGCGGTTCCCAGTCAAGCCGGTTCTCACGACGTCtaacacaaaaatatgtcGGGCTTTTTATTAGAGATCGGGGTGAAGATATTGTTTAAACCATAGACGTAGAGGTTATGTATTTATCGTCCACAGATTATTTCCGTACGTCTCGACTCTTAAACAATGTTTCATTGTGGTTGGGATATGTGTAGTTTTTAAGCGACATTGCCAGACGGCTCGCAagtcgcaagtgcgttgccggacttttaAGAATGTGCTCCATAATAGAATACACCCTGTATTGGACCCATTACGGGACTTTAATTCAGCCTTTTGCGTCTccaataataagtattaatagTTTGTTTACGTAGTAGAAGCTTGCAAACAGTCGAAAAAAATTCTACCTGAGTCGTCTATTCTCAGAGGGGttagaagaaacaatagtAGAATAACATAGATacgatatttttgaaaaacatGTTCAACGGGTGTATGTGTAACAAATGGAACatgtatgaaattattatatgtaaatactaaatacataTTGTATCGTGGAGCTGTCAAATACATACTTAACTAATCATAAAGTGTATGCCGTTTCTGTTCGTGTGGTCAGTATCGAAATCAAGTATATTTTAGCCGgccaatttttttgtgttacaAAGCGTTTGCAAGCAGACTCTTGTCACATGACCTGGAATGAAATTCAGTTATTTAAATGTCCAGAAAACCGTGCTTTTCCCAATACAAATCACCACGGGCGCATTTCACTCGCAACATATttctcaaaaagttttttttttaatttttattaagttatacttcttttggcgcgtcagggaaaaatgatgagagtaaatttttacgatgcgcgtgcacaccgtcacaaaaaaccgacatcctgaagttagctatagtcaacattttttctattgttagtgtcgttttttctagaaacgtagaataaggcgaaagttaaaattgttttgattgatttgatttttatcttgttacgccaaagaagtataactttaacgTGTTGTACTTAAGTACACACGCGTTTGTTTTTTGGGTAATAGGAGCAAACTGGCAGGACTCACCTGaagtaagtgataccgccgcccttGGAAACtcaccagaaggctcgcaagtgcgttgccggccttttaagaaaggTTATGACggaaatataacatataatatagatcGGGGAAAATCAAAGCAAGCATGCATCAGGGCATGCCTTGTCAAAAGGCGACGGCGTGTTTCAGGCACTGAAACTGACTGACAAACATACAGAACTCAGACTTAACAGATTACTGATAATACATGCATCGTAAAGAATGATAGAAAAAAGGTTGGGTTAGGGTAAAACCAAAAATTTGTACCTTCTTCCATTCATTTCACAAATcatgatgttttaattaattactatggGATTAAAGATCATGCATCACCACATTATTGCATGGTACACCATTGTCgagtgataaaaataatgtagaaACATATTTGGAACTGTTTTAAAGTGGAGCCGTGATTCGACAAAATTAacgaagttttttgttttttttaaatttatttacactacgttaccttatacaagaacatacatatataaatcaggttacataagtaattaggcaacgggcggccttatcgctaacaagcgatttcttttttgattacGTACGTTTAATAGTCTGTGGTTTAAAAcagtacatttaaataattatttaattttaacagcTTACTgcagttttatttacattaaccTATAATTATAACGCAATTTTGACAGATTCACAGTTAGTTAATTACGCAATTATCTACCGTTATATTTAACGATGTTATTGTTATGATAACCGAAGATAAGATAATGGGaaagtagtttaattttaaaattcctcacatataatttttttgtataaaaaataaataaatcagtgggcctaataggcaagtaggtgatcggccttCCTGTgccttaaggccgatttacattatcttagtgtttaggagagtgctttagtacaacttgaaaggcaagttctttagcgtagcgtctactaaagcaagtagcgtttacatgtttcaactaaagtactatcctaaagcactctcctaaacactaagataatgtaaatcggcctttacacacgccgtcgactttttgggtcgacATGtctgtttcctcacgatgttttccttcatcgttcgagcgaaagtttaatgcgcacatcgGAATCGAAGCTACGACCTgggggatgagagtcgcacgctgaagccactaggccaacactgcacatttttttaaatatgtaaactaAAAGTACAGAAAACACCAAGGGGTTTTACCTTGGTGCCTGAAGAGGTATAAAAAAGGaaagaacgtaccaattcttaaaaggccggcaacgcacacgggcattgagtgtccataggcggcggtatcacacatcaggtgaacctcctgctcgtttgcctcctgttacattaaaaaaacgtgtacctatgtacttatgtacacgcgttagaagttatacttctttggcgtaacaagataaaaatattttcaaaaaatttattctacgtttgtagaaaaagcgacactaatagaaaaaactaaaatgttgactatagctatcTTAAGAGTGTCGGCTTTTTGTGACTTTGTgagcgcgcatcgtaaaaaattactctcaccatttttccctaacgcgccaaaagaagtaggtacatataaaatataaataaatctatatatatacctacaaaaactaagtttatttatttaatgttacataataatttatactaacTCGGTTATATATGTCCTTGGAACAGTTTTCGGTTTAACTTGTTTACAGTTTCGTTCACTCACACTTGTtgaattgaatgaaatttGGAATttgtataaagaataaattgtaattgtgTTACCGTTATTTGTGTGCTTAAATACAGTtggaaaattcaaaatatttcgGTCACACAATGCCCAGAGGCGATGAGAATTTgaagaaactgatcgtggttggacacagaaggcaaaagatcacgtggccgttcaccaaccaggaTCCATGAAAGACTCATCATCAAAACTATGTACTgtcataagagaggcgctggacaaCTGGTGGAAGCAGGTAGTCCGCTCCAGATACTTCCTTGCTCAGATATAGCTACCGActaaagagagagagagtatTTTAGGACTTCCTCTGTGATAAGtctaaagtaaagtaaaaagtaaaaaaaccatttaatcatataggtaacataatgtacacttatgacttgtcagtaaagaaatacatattaatgcttctaattttacatttactgctagttctcaaatcaagggcgtagaacgggagagaagaactggcaataatct
This genomic window contains:
- the LOC125061824 gene encoding endoplasmic reticulum-Golgi intermediate compartment protein 2, with the translated sequence MIRYRGKKNVIDKVKEFDAFTKVPEEYVDSTPVGGTFSIITLFIIVCLIYSEVTYFLDSNLVFKFMPDTDMDEKLRINIDITVAMPCSNLGADILDSTSQSVFGFGELQEEDTWFELTQEQQDSFDAVKYLNSYLREEYHSLWQLLWKKGHGSVRATIPPRKNKPNRRPDACRLHGVLTLNKVAGNFHITAGKSLHLPRGHIHLNMLFDDTPQNFSHRIHRLSFGSPANGMIYPLEGDEKITTDESMLYQYFIEVVPTDVDTTFESIKTFQYSVKELERPISHTHGSHGVPGIFLKYDMGAIKIKVYQERENLLQFMLRLFSIIGGIYVIFRFLNSIVLTLRTAFVNKVAPDVLDRLSEKPPKVHPLLVPTNLLVPDGPDLIRQ